A region of Methyloversatilis discipulorum DNA encodes the following proteins:
- a CDS encoding universal stress protein — MYSKVLLAYDGSESGRRALLECADINDLLHAEIHLLAVAPIAATLFVAEGFVADVPQEEENERFAEVLKEGLDQLKARGVTAEGHLVTGDAVREISRLARELHVDLIVIGHTHHASRLERWWKGSVGASLVEEAPCNILIVVQPSA, encoded by the coding sequence ATGTACAGCAAGGTATTGCTCGCCTACGACGGTTCCGAATCGGGTCGCCGCGCGCTGCTCGAATGCGCCGACATCAACGACCTGCTGCACGCCGAAATCCATCTGCTGGCCGTCGCGCCGATCGCGGCGACGCTGTTCGTGGCCGAAGGCTTCGTCGCCGACGTGCCGCAGGAGGAAGAGAACGAGCGTTTCGCCGAGGTGCTGAAGGAAGGGCTTGACCAGCTGAAGGCGCGCGGCGTCACTGCCGAAGGACACCTGGTCACCGGCGACGCCGTGCGTGAAATCAGCCGCCTCGCGCGCGAACTGCACGTCGACCTGATCGTGATCGGCCACACCCACCACGCATCACGCCTGGAGCGCTGGTGGAAAGGCTCGGTCGGCGCCTCGCTGGTCGAGGAAGCGCCGTGCAACATCCTGATCGTGGTGCAGCCATCGGCATGA
- a CDS encoding outer membrane protein assembly factor BamD — protein MWRSVAILWVALAAGCGLLPDKIDETANWSAQRLYTEAKELMGEGSYEQAIKLYEKLEAKFPYGRYAQQAQIEVAYAYYRQGERVQAVAACDRFIRLHPNHPNVDYVYYLRGLVHFNEDLGVMSVLSRQDMTERDPKGLRDSFDALKELVTRYPESKYTPDATIRMNYLVNSLAAHEVHVARYYIKRGAYLAAANRAQFAVSNYQQSPAVEEALYILMVAYESLGLTDLRDDAQRVMMKNYPQSDFLARGFKRPGEDDPWWKLW, from the coding sequence ATGTGGCGTAGTGTAGCGATACTGTGGGTGGCTCTGGCCGCCGGGTGCGGGCTCCTTCCCGATAAGATCGACGAAACCGCCAACTGGTCCGCCCAGCGCCTCTATACCGAGGCGAAGGAGTTGATGGGCGAAGGCTCGTACGAACAGGCGATCAAGCTGTACGAGAAGCTGGAAGCCAAATTCCCTTACGGCCGCTATGCGCAGCAGGCGCAGATCGAAGTTGCCTACGCCTATTACCGCCAGGGCGAGCGCGTACAGGCCGTCGCCGCCTGCGACCGCTTCATCCGGCTTCACCCGAATCATCCCAACGTCGACTACGTGTACTACCTGCGTGGCCTCGTCCATTTCAACGAGGACCTCGGCGTGATGAGCGTGCTGTCGCGCCAGGACATGACGGAACGCGATCCCAAGGGTCTGCGTGATTCCTTCGATGCGTTGAAGGAACTGGTGACGCGTTATCCGGAAAGCAAGTACACGCCGGACGCGACCATACGCATGAACTACCTGGTCAATTCGCTGGCGGCGCACGAAGTGCACGTGGCGCGCTACTACATCAAGCGCGGCGCCTACCTCGCGGCAGCCAATCGCGCGCAGTTCGCGGTCAGCAACTATCAGCAGTCGCCGGCGGTCGAAGAGGCACTGTATATCCTGATGGTCGCCTACGAATCGCTGGGCCTGACCGACCTGCGCGACGACGCCCAGCGCGTCATGATGAAGAACTACCCGCAGAGCGACTTCCTCGCGCGCGGCTTCAAGCGGCCGGGTGAGGACGATCCCTGGTGGAAGCTCTGGTAG
- the rluD gene encoding 23S rRNA pseudouridine(1911/1915/1917) synthase RluD: MTALTLEDTQDDDYIAEQPASPTQVPICATVPAGVVGDRLDAVLARVWPQYSRSRLQGWLREGRVRVDGKTCDDARRRTFTGERLELDPGSLPADTVHAPQDIPLDVVFEDDTLLVINKPAGMVVHPGNGVPDGTLLNALLHRVPGLAQVPRAGIVHRLDRDTTGLLVVARTLEAQTDLVRQLQARTVSRRYVAVVAGDLRTDGTVDAAIGRHPVQRTRMAVVQAGGKPARTHYFVRERLQGATLVECRLETGRTHQIRVHMAHIGHSLLGDEVYAPRNVAERFSRQALHAWRLGLIHPKSGDEVEWEVPLPADMESLIAGLRIAT; encoded by the coding sequence ATGACCGCTTTGACCCTGGAAGATACGCAAGACGACGATTATATCGCCGAGCAGCCCGCGAGCCCGACCCAAGTCCCGATATGCGCGACGGTGCCGGCTGGCGTGGTCGGCGACCGGCTGGACGCCGTGCTCGCCCGGGTCTGGCCGCAGTATTCGCGCAGCCGCCTGCAGGGCTGGTTGCGCGAGGGCAGGGTACGGGTGGACGGGAAGACCTGCGACGACGCGCGTCGACGCACCTTCACCGGCGAACGACTCGAACTGGACCCCGGCAGCCTGCCCGCCGACACCGTACATGCGCCGCAGGACATTCCGCTCGACGTGGTGTTCGAGGACGACACGCTGCTGGTGATCAACAAACCGGCCGGCATGGTGGTGCATCCGGGCAATGGCGTGCCGGACGGCACGCTGCTCAACGCGCTGCTGCACCGCGTGCCCGGACTGGCGCAGGTGCCGCGCGCCGGCATCGTGCACCGGCTGGACCGCGACACCACCGGCCTGCTGGTGGTGGCTCGCACACTTGAGGCGCAGACCGATCTGGTACGCCAGCTGCAGGCGCGCACCGTGTCGCGCCGCTATGTCGCCGTGGTGGCCGGCGACCTGAGGACGGACGGCACGGTCGATGCCGCGATCGGCCGGCATCCGGTTCAGCGCACTCGCATGGCCGTGGTGCAGGCGGGTGGCAAACCGGCGCGTACCCACTATTTCGTGCGCGAACGGCTGCAGGGCGCGACGCTGGTCGAATGCCGCCTCGAAACCGGGCGCACGCATCAGATACGTGTCCATATGGCGCACATCGGTCACTCGCTGCTCGGCGACGAGGTCTATGCGCCGCGCAATGTGGCCGAACGCTTCTCGCGCCAGGCGCTGCATGCCTGGCGGCTCGGGCTCATCCATCCGAAGAGCGGCGACGAGGTCGAGTGGGAAGTGCCGCTGCCGGCCGATATGGAGAGCCTGATCGCCGGGCTGAGGATAGCCACGTGA
- the pgeF gene encoding peptidoglycan editing factor PgeF — MSRSAALPLILPDWPAPPSVRACVTTKLGGVSAPPFGPFNPATHVGDDPQAVADNRALLRAHLPAEPLWLDQVHGADVLDADRQRCGTGDASVAHQPHRVCAVMTADCLPVLFCNRQGSVVAAAHAGWRGLAAGVLTRTVERMGCAPADLIAWLGPAIGPDAFEVGPEVRAAFVERLRGAARAFRPGSGDRLYADIYALARLELEEAGVQAVYGGGLCTVSQRELFYSYRRDGRCGRMASLIWIADRATPFAAEPSYQG; from the coding sequence GTGAGCAGGTCGGCCGCGTTGCCACTGATCCTGCCCGACTGGCCGGCGCCGCCGTCGGTGCGCGCCTGTGTCACGACCAAGCTGGGCGGCGTCAGCGCGCCGCCGTTCGGACCTTTCAATCCGGCAACCCACGTCGGCGACGACCCGCAGGCGGTGGCCGACAACCGCGCGCTGCTGCGTGCGCACCTGCCGGCCGAGCCGCTGTGGCTGGACCAGGTGCACGGTGCAGATGTGCTCGATGCCGACCGTCAACGCTGCGGGACCGGTGATGCCTCGGTGGCGCACCAGCCGCACAGGGTGTGTGCGGTGATGACCGCGGATTGTCTGCCGGTGCTGTTCTGCAACCGCCAGGGCAGCGTGGTGGCGGCGGCACACGCGGGCTGGCGCGGCTTGGCTGCAGGTGTGCTGACACGAACGGTCGAGCGGATGGGCTGCGCGCCGGCCGACCTGATCGCCTGGTTGGGCCCGGCCATCGGCCCCGACGCCTTCGAGGTCGGGCCGGAGGTGCGCGCCGCATTCGTCGAACGGCTGCGCGGCGCGGCGCGCGCATTTCGCCCCGGTTCGGGCGATCGACTGTACGCCGACATCTACGCGCTGGCGCGGCTGGAGCTGGAAGAGGCGGGCGTACAGGCCGTGTACGGCGGCGGGCTGTGCACCGTGAGCCAGCGCGAACTTTTCTATTCCTACCGGCGCGACGGCCGTTGCGGACGCATGGCCAGCCTGATCTGGATCGCAGATCGTGCGACCCCGTTCGCCGCGGAACCGTCGTATCAAGGATAA
- a CDS encoding ZIP family metal transporter produces the protein MSVLAWIVLASFVGGAISVCAAALFGMAVNLQRIPMLISYSVGALLGAALLGVLPQAIEEVGSVELATSLLLAGILGFFLLEKLVLWRHCHEVSCEAHDPAELAQHAGYDHAHHDHAALTHHDHGHGGDGARAASLILIGDAFHNFVDGVLIAAAFSQSIPLGIVTATAIVAHEIPQEVGDYLVLLHSGMSRMRALAFNLLSSMATLVGAVGAYFALSLVSGAVPYLLCIAAASMIYVAVADLIPGLHKRAEIGATIQQVLLISLGVGSIVLIHHFVDGFAHH, from the coding sequence ATGTCTGTCCTTGCCTGGATCGTGCTTGCCTCTTTCGTCGGCGGTGCGATCAGCGTCTGTGCCGCCGCGTTGTTCGGCATGGCCGTCAATCTTCAGCGCATTCCGATGCTCATCAGTTACTCGGTCGGCGCGCTGCTTGGCGCCGCCCTGCTCGGCGTGCTGCCGCAGGCGATCGAGGAAGTCGGTAGCGTAGAGCTGGCCACCAGTCTGCTTCTTGCGGGCATCCTCGGTTTCTTCCTGCTGGAGAAACTGGTGCTGTGGCGGCACTGCCACGAGGTCAGTTGCGAGGCGCACGATCCGGCGGAACTGGCGCAGCACGCAGGGTACGACCACGCTCACCACGACCACGCCGCGCTGACACACCACGATCACGGTCATGGCGGCGACGGCGCGCGCGCAGCCTCGCTCATCCTGATCGGCGACGCCTTCCATAACTTCGTCGATGGTGTGCTGATTGCCGCCGCCTTCTCGCAGAGCATTCCGCTGGGCATCGTTACCGCCACCGCCATCGTCGCGCACGAAATTCCACAGGAGGTGGGCGATTACCTGGTGCTGCTGCATTCGGGCATGAGCCGCATGCGTGCGCTGGCGTTCAACCTGCTGTCCAGCATGGCGACCCTGGTCGGCGCAGTCGGCGCCTACTTCGCGCTGTCGCTGGTCAGTGGCGCCGTGCCCTATCTTTTGTGCATTGCGGCGGCCAGCATGATCTATGTCGCGGTGGCCGATCTGATTCCCGGTCTGCACAAGCGTGCCGAGATCGGCGCCACCATCCAGCAGGTGCTACTGATTTCGCTGGGCGTCGGCAGCATCGTGCTGATCCACCACTTCGTCGACGGTTTCGCCCATCACTGA
- a CDS encoding PHA/PHB synthase family protein: MQPDWTAIMAAMGKNFSEFMTRQQSTLAAHTPLNGSAFAAPEAARFSELHQQWLESQHRLWQAFAQRKPDDGPAPAVVQPEPTDRRFRAPEWTKSPYFDYLRQAYLLNAQFMRACVEATPVADGRAKDRMRYLSKQMIEAMSPANFAATNPEFVETALRTEGESIRRGLENLLRDLQQGHISMSAPGAFEVGRNLAVTEGSVVFENELIQLIQYAPTTDKVHAKPLLIVPPCINKYYLMDLQPENSLVRFLVEQGITVFLISWRNPDQTLAQLTWDDYLRLGPLTALDVVRDISGDAQPNTMGFCVGGTILASALAVACGRGEKPAASMTLLTTLLDFSDAGEIGCLVDEGMVAAREHTIGRGGLLPGRELAQTFSSLRPNDLIWNYVVGNYLKGETPPAFDILHWNCDSTNLPGPFLAWYLRNLYLENSLRVPGKLEMLGVKADLGKVDMPAYLLATSEDHIVPWTGAYLVRKLLGGDTTFVLGASGHVAGVINPALKDKRSHWVGGNESTAEEWRANAGEQPGSWWKHYIKWLTAKSGKKVAPPSRAGNAQYKVIEPAPGRYVKGSATN, encoded by the coding sequence GTGCAGCCCGACTGGACGGCCATCATGGCCGCGATGGGCAAGAACTTCAGCGAATTCATGACGCGCCAGCAGAGTACGCTGGCCGCACACACACCGCTCAACGGCAGTGCTTTCGCGGCACCCGAGGCCGCCCGTTTCTCCGAACTTCATCAGCAGTGGCTGGAAAGCCAGCACCGGCTCTGGCAGGCCTTCGCCCAGCGCAAGCCGGACGACGGACCGGCGCCGGCCGTGGTGCAGCCCGAACCCACAGACCGCCGTTTCCGCGCGCCCGAGTGGACCAAGAGCCCCTATTTCGACTATCTGCGTCAGGCCTACCTGCTGAACGCACAGTTCATGCGCGCCTGCGTCGAAGCGACGCCGGTGGCCGACGGGCGTGCGAAGGATCGCATGCGCTATCTGTCGAAACAGATGATCGAGGCGATGTCACCGGCCAATTTCGCAGCGACCAACCCGGAATTCGTCGAAACCGCGCTGCGCACCGAGGGTGAAAGCATCCGTCGCGGCCTTGAGAACCTGCTGCGCGACCTGCAGCAGGGCCACATTTCGATGTCGGCGCCCGGTGCCTTCGAAGTGGGCAGGAACCTTGCCGTGACCGAAGGTTCGGTGGTGTTCGAGAACGAACTGATACAGCTCATCCAGTACGCGCCGACGACCGACAAGGTGCACGCCAAGCCGCTGCTGATCGTGCCGCCCTGCATCAACAAGTACTACCTGATGGACCTGCAGCCGGAGAACTCGCTGGTGCGTTTCCTGGTGGAGCAGGGCATTACCGTGTTCCTCATTTCCTGGCGCAATCCTGACCAGACGCTGGCTCAGCTGACCTGGGACGACTACCTGCGCCTCGGGCCGCTGACCGCGCTCGACGTGGTGCGCGACATCAGCGGCGACGCGCAGCCGAACACCATGGGTTTCTGCGTCGGCGGCACGATACTGGCGTCGGCGCTGGCCGTCGCCTGCGGTCGTGGCGAGAAGCCGGCGGCCAGCATGACCTTGCTGACCACGCTGCTCGATTTCTCGGATGCCGGCGAGATCGGCTGCCTGGTCGACGAAGGCATGGTGGCGGCGCGCGAGCACACGATAGGCCGCGGTGGCCTGCTGCCGGGTCGCGAACTGGCGCAGACCTTCAGCAGCCTGCGTCCGAATGACCTGATCTGGAACTACGTGGTCGGCAACTACCTGAAGGGCGAAACGCCGCCGGCCTTCGACATCCTGCACTGGAACTGCGACAGCACGAACCTGCCCGGCCCCTTCCTCGCCTGGTACCTGCGCAACCTCTACCTTGAAAACAGTCTGCGCGTGCCGGGTAAACTCGAAATGCTGGGCGTCAAGGCGGATCTGGGCAAGGTGGACATGCCGGCCTACCTGCTGGCCACGTCGGAAGACCACATCGTGCCGTGGACCGGTGCCTATCTGGTGCGCAAGCTGCTCGGTGGTGACACCACCTTCGTGCTGGGCGCCAGCGGCCACGTCGCCGGCGTGATCAATCCGGCCTTGAAGGACAAGCGCTCGCACTGGGTCGGCGGCAACGAATCGACCGCCGAGGAATGGCGGGCCAATGCCGGCGAACAGCCGGGCAGCTGGTGGAAGCATTACATCAAGTGGCTGACTGCGAAGTCAGGCAAGAAGGTCGCGCCCCCGTCACGAGCGGGCAACGCGCAATACAAGGTGATCGAGCCCGCACCCGGGCGCTATGTGAAAGGCAGCGCAACGAATTGA
- the phbB gene encoding acetoacetyl-CoA reductase → MTRVALVTGGMGGLGEAICIKLAALGFRVVTTHSPGNTKAAEWLQTMNNMGYGFKAYPCDVSDFDSCKACVETVAKEVGPVDVLVNNAGITRDMTFKKMTKADWDVVMSTNLDSCFNMTKQVIDGMTERKWGRVINVSSVNGSKGAFGQTNYSAAKAGMHGFTKALALEVARAGVTVNTISPGYIGTKMVTAIPQDILDSKILPQIPVSRLGKPEEIAGLVAYLASDEAAFVTGANIAINGGQHMS, encoded by the coding sequence ATGACGCGAGTCGCACTGGTAACAGGCGGTATGGGAGGACTGGGTGAAGCGATCTGCATCAAGCTCGCGGCACTGGGTTTCCGCGTGGTGACCACACACAGTCCTGGCAATACGAAGGCAGCCGAATGGCTGCAGACCATGAACAACATGGGCTACGGCTTCAAGGCCTACCCGTGCGACGTGTCGGATTTCGACTCCTGCAAGGCGTGTGTCGAGACGGTGGCGAAGGAGGTCGGTCCTGTTGATGTGCTGGTGAATAACGCCGGCATCACCCGTGACATGACCTTCAAGAAGATGACGAAGGCGGACTGGGACGTGGTGATGAGCACCAACCTCGACTCCTGCTTCAACATGACCAAGCAGGTCATCGACGGCATGACCGAGCGCAAGTGGGGCCGCGTCATCAACGTGTCTTCGGTGAATGGCTCGAAGGGTGCGTTCGGCCAGACCAATTACTCGGCCGCCAAGGCCGGCATGCACGGCTTCACCAAGGCGCTGGCGCTGGAAGTGGCGCGCGCCGGTGTCACCGTGAACACGATTTCGCCGGGCTATATCGGTACCAAGATGGTGACCGCGATCCCGCAGGACATCCTCGACTCGAAGATCCTGCCGCAGATCCCGGTGTCGCGTCTGGGCAAGCCGGAAGAGATCGCCGGCCTGGTGGCCTATCTGGCGTCGGACGAAGCGGCTTTCGTCACCGGCGCCAACATTGCAATCAACGGCGGTCAGCACATGTCCTGA
- the phbB gene encoding beta-ketoacyl-ACP reductase: MTKRVALVTGGMGGLGTAICKALAKDGYTVVANCLPAFPQKDEWLAKMQAEGFEMKAAEGDVSDYDSCKSMIDKVEQDIGPVDVVVNNAGITRDKFFSKMDKAQWDAVLTTNLDSLFNVTHHVAGKMAERGWGRIINISSVNGVKGQAGQTNYSAAKAGVVGFTKALAAEMAAKGVTVNAIAPGYIGTDMVMAIREDIRQGIIDSVPMKRLGKPEEIGAAVSYLASDMAGYVTGATLNINGGLYYQ, from the coding sequence ATGACGAAACGAGTTGCCCTGGTTACCGGGGGTATGGGCGGTCTGGGTACCGCAATCTGCAAGGCACTGGCCAAGGACGGCTACACCGTCGTGGCGAACTGTCTGCCCGCGTTCCCCCAAAAGGACGAATGGCTGGCCAAGATGCAGGCCGAAGGCTTTGAAATGAAAGCCGCCGAGGGCGACGTGTCCGACTACGATTCCTGCAAGTCGATGATCGACAAGGTCGAGCAGGACATCGGCCCGGTCGATGTGGTCGTGAACAACGCGGGCATCACCCGTGACAAGTTCTTCTCCAAGATGGACAAGGCCCAGTGGGATGCGGTGCTGACCACCAACCTCGACAGCCTGTTCAACGTGACGCACCACGTCGCCGGCAAGATGGCCGAACGCGGCTGGGGTCGCATCATCAACATTTCGTCGGTCAATGGCGTCAAGGGCCAGGCCGGCCAGACGAACTACTCGGCTGCCAAGGCCGGCGTGGTCGGCTTCACCAAGGCACTGGCCGCCGAAATGGCCGCCAAGGGCGTCACCGTCAATGCCATCGCTCCGGGCTATATCGGCACCGACATGGTGATGGCGATCCGCGAGGACATCCGTCAGGGCATCATTGACTCGGTGCCGATGAAGCGCCTGGGCAAGCCGGAAGAGATCGGTGCCGCTGTGTCTTACCTCGCCTCCGACATGGCGGGTTACGTGACCGGTGCAACGCTGAACATCAACGGCGGTCTGTACTACCAGTAA
- the phaR gene encoding polyhydroxyalkanoate synthesis repressor PhaR: protein MSASESREGTGSTNRLIKKYPNRRLYDTRTSSYITLSDVKELVLENAEFQVVDAKTGEDLTRSILLQIIIEEESEGVPMFTSDLLSQMIRFYGNAMQGMMGKYLEGNIKAFTDVQSKLQDQARAIYGDNNAMSKDLWAQFLNFQGPAMQSMMGAYMEQSKRMFVQMQEQIEQQTRSMMSGFKFPGFGPGGDKGPQNK from the coding sequence ATGAGCGCTTCCGAAAGCCGCGAGGGGACAGGTTCCACCAACAGGCTGATCAAGAAATATCCCAACCGCCGGCTTTACGACACCCGCACGAGTTCCTACATCACGCTGTCCGACGTGAAGGAACTGGTTCTCGAGAATGCCGAGTTCCAGGTTGTCGATGCAAAGACGGGCGAAGACCTCACCCGCAGCATCCTGCTGCAGATCATCATCGAAGAAGAAAGCGAAGGCGTGCCGATGTTCACGTCCGACCTGCTGTCGCAGATGATCCGCTTTTACGGCAATGCGATGCAGGGCATGATGGGCAAGTACCTTGAAGGCAACATCAAGGCCTTCACCGACGTGCAGAGCAAGCTCCAGGACCAGGCGCGCGCCATCTACGGCGACAACAACGCGATGAGCAAGGACCTGTGGGCGCAGTTCCTGAACTTCCAGGGCCCGGCCATGCAGAGCATGATGGGTGCCTATATGGAGCAGAGCAAGCGCATGTTCGTGCAGATGCAGGAGCAGATCGAGCAGCAGACCCGCTCGATGATGTCCGGTTTCAAGTTTCCCGGCTTCGGACCGGGGGGCGATAAAGGCCCGCAAAACAAGTAA
- the rimO gene encoding 30S ribosomal protein S12 methylthiotransferase RimO, protein MTRTSESGNTTKPTPKVGFVSLGCPKATSDSESILTRLRSEGYDIVPTYDDADVVVVNTCGFIDAAVEESLDAIGEALAENGKVIVTGCMGAEGPKRQQVLSAHPQVLAVTGPHATEEVMDAVHRHLPKPHDPFSDLVPPQGIRLTPSHYAYLKISEGCNHRCSFCIIPSMRGDLVSRPIGEVMREAEALRDAGVRELLIVSQDTSAYGVDVKYRTGFWGGKPLRTKLYDLASALGELDMWVRMHYVYPYPHVDDIIPLMAEGKILPYLDVPFQHASPRVLKAMKRPANAENNLERIRAWRSICPDITIRSTFIAGFPGETEQEFEELLDFLGEARLDRVGCFAYSPVDGASANDLPGALPEEVREERRQRLMEFQEDISTQRLEEKIDREMIVLVDEVDEDGAVARSEGDAPDIDGLVHILDGQDLEVGDFVRVRITDCDVHDLYAEVVTEE, encoded by the coding sequence GTGACCCGTACTTCTGAATCTGGCAACACCACGAAGCCGACCCCCAAGGTCGGCTTCGTTTCTCTCGGCTGTCCGAAGGCGACTTCGGATTCCGAGTCCATCCTGACCCGCCTGCGCTCCGAAGGCTACGACATCGTGCCGACCTACGACGATGCCGATGTCGTGGTCGTCAACACCTGTGGCTTCATCGATGCCGCGGTCGAGGAATCGCTCGACGCGATCGGCGAGGCGCTGGCCGAGAACGGCAAGGTGATCGTGACCGGCTGTATGGGAGCGGAAGGGCCCAAGCGCCAGCAGGTGCTGTCCGCCCATCCGCAAGTGCTGGCGGTGACCGGTCCGCACGCGACCGAAGAGGTGATGGACGCGGTCCATCGCCACCTGCCCAAGCCGCATGATCCCTTCTCCGACCTGGTGCCGCCGCAGGGCATACGGCTCACACCGTCGCACTACGCCTACCTGAAGATTTCCGAAGGCTGCAATCACCGCTGCAGCTTCTGCATCATCCCGTCGATGCGTGGCGATCTGGTAAGCCGGCCGATCGGCGAGGTGATGCGTGAAGCCGAGGCGCTGCGCGACGCCGGTGTGCGCGAACTGCTCATCGTGTCGCAGGACACCAGTGCCTACGGCGTGGACGTGAAGTACCGCACCGGCTTCTGGGGCGGCAAGCCGCTGCGCACCAAGCTGTACGACCTGGCGAGCGCTTTGGGCGAGCTGGATATGTGGGTGCGCATGCATTACGTCTATCCGTATCCGCACGTCGACGACATCATCCCGCTGATGGCCGAGGGCAAGATCCTGCCCTACCTCGACGTGCCCTTCCAGCACGCCAGCCCGCGCGTGCTGAAGGCGATGAAGCGGCCGGCCAATGCCGAGAACAATCTCGAACGCATCCGCGCCTGGCGTTCGATCTGCCCGGACATCACGATACGCAGCACCTTCATCGCCGGCTTTCCGGGCGAGACCGAACAGGAGTTCGAGGAGCTGCTCGACTTCCTCGGCGAAGCCCGGCTGGACCGCGTCGGCTGTTTCGCCTATTCGCCGGTCGACGGCGCCAGCGCCAACGACCTGCCGGGCGCGCTGCCGGAAGAGGTGCGCGAGGAGCGCCGTCAGCGCCTGATGGAATTCCAGGAAGACATTTCGACCCAGCGGCTGGAAGAGAAGATCGACCGCGAAATGATCGTGCTGGTCGATGAGGTCGACGAGGACGGCGCGGTCGCCCGCTCCGAAGGCGATGCGCCCGACATCGACGGCCTGGTGCACATCCTCGACGGTCAGGACCTCGAAGTCGGCGACTTCGTGCGCGTGCGCATCACCGACTGCGACGTGCACGACCTCTACGCCGAAGTCGTCACTGAAGAGTGA
- a CDS encoding FAD-binding oxidoreductase: protein MEDGRIVSALARLRTVVGDSQLLTAAADLAPFCTDWRGRYRGEALCVVRPATVDELMQVVHVCHEAQLPMVPQGGNTGLCGGATPHAGRYEVLVSLSRLNRIRVLDRDNASITVEAGCTLAAVQAAARDAGLLFPLSLASEGSCEIGGNLSTNAGGVHVLRHGNARDQVLGLEVVLPDGRLWNGLRALRKDNTGYDLKHLFIGAEGTLGFITAAVLKLAPLPANTALAWVALDGPQRGIDLLHALQAQAGDLLNAFELVGREALGMVLKHISGARDPLADAAPWYALIELAGNDPTLETKLGDMLEALLERGMVRDAVIAQDGAQAKALWALRENISEAQRIEGFSVKHDISVPVGSIPHFIEAAGDKLAAVLPGVRVVVFGHAGDGNLHYNLSFTDASDNARLIADAKVASEQVHETVIALGGSISAEHGIGQLKRDLLATCKSPVELDMMRAVKRAFDPYGLMNPGKVLPDAGQ, encoded by the coding sequence ATGGAGGACGGACGCATCGTGTCGGCACTGGCGCGGCTGCGGACCGTGGTCGGCGACAGCCAGCTGCTGACCGCTGCTGCTGACCTCGCGCCGTTCTGTACCGACTGGCGCGGCCGCTATCGCGGCGAAGCGCTGTGCGTCGTGCGACCGGCAACGGTCGATGAACTGATGCAGGTGGTGCACGTCTGTCACGAGGCACAACTGCCCATGGTGCCGCAGGGCGGCAATACCGGCCTGTGCGGGGGCGCCACGCCGCATGCGGGGCGCTACGAAGTGCTGGTCAGTCTGTCGCGCCTGAATCGCATCCGCGTGCTTGATCGCGACAATGCGTCGATCACCGTCGAAGCCGGCTGCACGCTGGCTGCGGTACAGGCCGCTGCGCGTGACGCCGGCCTGCTGTTCCCGCTCAGTCTGGCGTCAGAGGGCTCGTGCGAGATCGGCGGCAACCTGTCGACCAATGCCGGTGGCGTGCATGTGCTGCGCCACGGCAACGCGCGTGATCAGGTACTCGGTCTCGAAGTCGTGCTGCCCGACGGCCGGCTGTGGAACGGCCTGCGTGCGCTGCGCAAGGACAATACCGGCTACGACCTCAAGCACCTGTTCATCGGCGCCGAAGGCACGCTGGGCTTCATCACCGCAGCCGTGCTGAAGCTCGCGCCCTTGCCGGCGAACACCGCGCTCGCCTGGGTGGCACTCGACGGCCCGCAGCGCGGCATCGATCTGCTGCATGCGCTGCAGGCGCAGGCAGGCGACCTGCTGAACGCATTCGAACTGGTCGGTCGCGAGGCCCTGGGCATGGTGCTCAAGCACATTTCCGGAGCGCGTGACCCGCTTGCCGACGCCGCGCCCTGGTACGCGCTGATTGAACTCGCCGGCAACGACCCGACGCTCGAAACGAAGCTTGGCGACATGCTGGAAGCGCTGCTCGAGCGCGGCATGGTGCGCGACGCGGTGATCGCGCAGGACGGCGCACAGGCGAAGGCACTGTGGGCACTGCGCGAGAACATATCGGAGGCGCAGCGCATCGAGGGCTTCAGCGTGAAGCACGACATCAGCGTGCCGGTCGGCAGCATTCCGCATTTCATCGAGGCGGCCGGCGACAAGCTCGCCGCCGTGTTGCCGGGTGTGCGCGTGGTGGTGTTCGGCCACGCCGGCGACGGCAATCTGCACTACAACCTGTCCTTCACCGATGCCTCCGACAACGCGCGGCTGATCGCCGACGCGAAGGTGGCGAGCGAGCAGGTACATGAAACGGTGATCGCACTCGGTGGATCGATCTCGGCCGAGCACGGCATCGGCCAGCTCAAGCGCGATCTGCTCGCGACATGCAAGAGTCCGGTCGAGCTGGACATGATGAGGGCGGTGAAGCGCGCATTCGATCCGTACGGCTTGATGAATCCGGGCAAGGTGCTGCCCGACGCCGGTCAGTGA